One genomic region from Blattabacterium cuenoti encodes:
- a CDS encoding isoprenyl transferase, whose translation MKNLLEKIDYNNIPHHVAIIMDGNGRWAEKKGKLRTFGHEKAIQSVRDTINGCKELGIPYVTLYVFSSENWNRPKKEIDDLMRLFHTNLKIHLEEIHEKNVKIITIGEIERFSEIIQKELFFFMKKTKYNTSGTLILALSYSARKEILRATKNIAQKVCDGLFSLRDIDDSFFQDHLYTKDLPDVDLIIRTSGEQRISNFLLWQSAYAELYFTNILWPDFRKKDFFEAIINYQKRKRRFGNVE comes from the coding sequence ATGAAAAATTTATTAGAAAAAATAGATTATAATAATATTCCTCATCATGTAGCTATTATTATGGATGGAAATGGTCGTTGGGCCGAAAAAAAAGGAAAATTAAGAACATTTGGTCATGAAAAAGCAATCCAATCTGTAAGAGACACTATAAATGGATGTAAAGAATTGGGAATTCCTTATGTGACTTTATATGTTTTTTCTTCTGAAAATTGGAATAGGCCAAAGAAAGAAATAGATGATTTAATGCGTTTATTTCATACTAATTTAAAAATTCATCTAGAAGAAATTCATGAAAAAAATGTGAAAATTATTACAATAGGAGAAATTGAAAGATTTTCCGAAATTATTCAGAAAGAACTATTTTTTTTCATGAAAAAAACCAAATATAATACATCTGGAACTTTGATCCTAGCACTAAGTTATAGTGCTAGAAAAGAGATTTTAAGAGCAACAAAAAACATTGCTCAAAAAGTTTGCGATGGTTTATTTTCATTAAGAGATATAGACGATTCTTTTTTTCAAGATCATTTATACACTAAAGATTTACCAGATGTCGATTTAATCATCAGAACAAGCGGAGAACAACGTATTAGCAATTTTTTACTTTGGCAGTCTGCTTATGCGGAACTATATTTTACAAATATTTTGTGGCCTGATTTTCGAAAAAAAGATTTTTTTGAAGCCATCATCAATTATCAAAAAAGAAAACGTCGTTTTGGAAACGTTGAATAA
- a CDS encoding hemolysin family protein, whose translation MIFHISIIFITILISAFFSGMEMALISSSLFKIELEKKKGSFRSKILSKSISNPKKFITTMLIGNTISLVIYGIYMGKLFFSILPKEFLDNSLWIIFLETVFSATVILIIGEFIPKIIFSVYSNELLSLFIVPVYIICKIFSPITNSVIWISNVFLKILGEKENDKKKIFDKEDLIYFLSENMGNNIKGKGFVESEIEIFHKALDFSEKKARECMVPRKEIVSSNLTFSSMDNIRNLFTESGLSKIVIYKNNIDNIIGYIHYLELLKKPKNIESVIRSVELVYITTPVREIMDLLIKKKRSIAIVLDEYGGTAGMITIEDILEEFIGDIKDEHDENILLDKRLNDYEFLFSARLEIDFINAKYDLDLPKSEKYETLGGLIVTYTGNIPKYGEKIVINKNFFIEIKKVSKNKIEEVLLQKKS comes from the coding sequence ATGATTTTTCATATTAGTATAATTTTTATTACTATACTTATATCTGCTTTTTTTTCTGGTATGGAAATGGCTTTAATTTCTTCTAGTCTATTTAAAATAGAATTAGAGAAGAAAAAAGGGTCGTTTCGTTCTAAAATTCTTTCTAAAAGTATTAGTAATCCTAAAAAATTTATAACTACAATGCTAATTGGGAATACCATATCTTTAGTCATATATGGGATTTATATGGGGAAATTATTTTTTTCTATTTTACCAAAAGAATTTTTGGATAATTCTTTATGGATAATTTTCTTAGAAACGGTTTTTTCCGCTACTGTTATTTTAATTATTGGAGAATTTATTCCTAAAATAATATTTAGTGTATATTCAAATGAATTATTGAGTTTATTTATTGTTCCCGTATATATTATATGTAAAATTTTTTCTCCTATTACTAACTCTGTTATTTGGATTTCTAATGTTTTTTTAAAAATTTTAGGAGAAAAAGAAAATGATAAAAAGAAAATTTTTGATAAAGAAGATTTAATTTATTTTTTATCAGAAAATATGGGAAATAATATTAAGGGAAAAGGGTTTGTTGAATCTGAAATTGAAATTTTTCATAAAGCTTTGGATTTTTCAGAAAAAAAAGCACGAGAGTGTATGGTACCTAGAAAAGAAATAGTTTCTTCTAATCTTACATTTTCATCTATGGATAATATTCGTAATCTTTTCACAGAAAGTGGATTATCTAAAATAGTGATTTATAAAAATAATATAGATAATATTATAGGATACATTCATTATTTAGAACTTTTGAAAAAACCAAAAAATATTGAGTCTGTAATTCGATCTGTAGAATTAGTTTATATTACCACACCTGTGAGAGAGATCATGGATCTTTTAATTAAAAAAAAGAGAAGTATAGCTATAGTTTTAGATGAGTATGGAGGAACGGCAGGGATGATAACTATAGAAGATATCTTAGAAGAATTTATTGGTGATATAAAAGATGAACATGATGAAAATATTTTATTAGATAAAAGATTAAATGATTATGAATTTTTATTTTCTGCACGTCTAGAAATCGATTTTATTAATGCAAAGTACGATTTAGATCTTCCAAAATCCGAAAAATATGAAACTTTAGGTGGCTTGATAGTAACTTATACAGGAAATATTCCTAAATATGGAGAAAAAATTGTCATCAATAAAAATTTTTTTATTGAAATTAAAAAAGTATCTAAGAATAAAATAGAAGAAGTTCTTCTTCAAAAAAAATCTTGA
- a CDS encoding BamA/OMP85 family outer membrane protein, which yields MKKNIFLKSIFYLLMIMQIQQGYSFIQKENFNFTKNENSNLVVKSVHVMGKTKYDSHFISDLSGVYSGDLIDSYGMKIDNAIQKLWKSNLFRNISIYKKNISQNEIDLFFELEDLIEIHEVKVIGIRKEQFPNIKRIKSGDKISDDLIQTIKNDIQEYYIKKGYNEINIKNEIIKENNKNKLYLFVDKGKKIEIEKIFFEGNHVVNNKELINLMIKTKKSFYIPIIEKSIYLFVQENIREDLKNIAEKYQSMGFIDVQVFLDSVWKEESGNYRIKIKVIEGDRYYLGNVDFLGNKKLKTNYLKKIFFYKKGDIYNKIEIKKNILNASFPSSILYTYLDLGYLFVNIITIEKRVIDHKIDLEIQIKENQPIYINKVEILGNSITKDHVIRRELKTFPGDLISPKKMKYSLLNLENLNLFEKVYSEIRPNQENNSVDIEWHIVEKNTNEFQFHGGFGGFGGKDMKKIIGNFKLNFGNFSFNNFFKWKLWNPIPQGEGQKLVIFSQLGKDFTSYGFSFTEPWIEKTNPTSLTLKGNYSIKKINNEEDFYFLSQIYKNAKIEEKQFLEKIGTSVNLNKFLTFLDPYSKILTSIDYDQFIYNIKKIDLYHKRRFHNLSCLISLQRLSTEPDIIFPFRGSKIQLNSIFTLPYSMILKDNEENKMKWMEYYKLKIIFFWYKKIIKNIALKIGGEFGYLGQYDDSKELFPFQKFYIGGVQNNLFGSKLEDRDHIPLRGYSFPRNNFRYPIPSYGGVIYNKLILEMRYLIKDFSNLKIWTTFFMEGGNVSDSYKNFHPLTMNKSLGFGFRLFWNPIGFIGVDFGYPLDNIAHETQSKWRTHFIIGKDL from the coding sequence ATGAAAAAAAATATTTTTCTAAAAAGCATTTTTTATTTATTAATGATAATGCAAATACAACAAGGTTATTCTTTTATTCAAAAAGAGAATTTTAATTTTACAAAAAATGAAAATTCAAATTTAGTTGTGAAATCAGTCCATGTAATGGGAAAAACGAAATATGATAGTCATTTTATTTCCGATTTATCTGGTGTTTATTCTGGAGATTTAATTGATTCTTATGGAATGAAGATAGATAATGCCATCCAAAAATTGTGGAAAAGCAATCTCTTTAGAAACATATCTATTTACAAAAAAAATATATCTCAAAATGAAATAGATCTATTTTTTGAATTGGAAGATTTAATAGAAATTCATGAAGTTAAAGTTATAGGAATTAGAAAAGAACAATTTCCCAATATCAAGAGAATTAAATCTGGGGATAAAATTTCTGATGATTTGATTCAAACTATAAAAAACGATATTCAAGAGTATTACATAAAAAAAGGATATAATGAAATTAATATAAAAAATGAAATAATCAAAGAAAACAATAAAAATAAATTATATCTGTTTGTTGACAAAGGAAAAAAAATTGAAATAGAAAAAATATTCTTTGAGGGGAATCATGTCGTTAACAATAAAGAATTGATCAATCTAATGATCAAAACGAAAAAAAGTTTTTATATTCCAATCATAGAAAAATCTATTTATCTCTTCGTTCAAGAGAATATAAGAGAAGATTTAAAAAATATCGCAGAGAAGTATCAATCTATGGGATTTATTGACGTTCAAGTATTCTTAGATTCTGTTTGGAAAGAAGAATCTGGAAATTATAGAATAAAAATAAAAGTGATTGAGGGGGATAGATATTATTTAGGAAATGTAGATTTCTTAGGAAATAAGAAACTAAAAACAAACTATTTAAAAAAAATTTTCTTTTATAAAAAAGGAGATATTTATAACAAAATTGAAATCAAAAAAAATATTTTAAATGCTTCTTTCCCTTCCAGCATTCTATATACTTATTTAGATTTAGGCTATTTATTTGTTAATATAATTACGATAGAGAAGAGAGTAATAGACCATAAAATAGATTTGGAGATACAAATCAAAGAAAATCAACCTATATATATAAATAAAGTTGAAATATTAGGAAATTCAATAACTAAAGATCATGTAATTAGAAGAGAATTAAAAACTTTTCCAGGAGATTTGATTTCTCCTAAAAAAATGAAATACAGTTTATTAAATCTGGAAAATTTAAACCTTTTCGAAAAAGTATATTCTGAAATCAGGCCAAATCAAGAAAATAATTCTGTAGATATAGAATGGCATATTGTAGAAAAAAATACTAATGAATTTCAATTTCATGGAGGATTCGGAGGATTCGGAGGAAAAGATATGAAAAAGATTATTGGAAATTTTAAGTTAAACTTTGGAAACTTTTCTTTTAATAACTTTTTTAAATGGAAACTATGGAATCCTATTCCTCAAGGAGAGGGACAAAAATTAGTTATTTTTAGCCAATTGGGAAAAGATTTTACGTCTTATGGTTTTTCTTTCACAGAACCTTGGATAGAAAAAACAAATCCGACATCCTTGACTTTGAAAGGAAATTATTCAATAAAAAAAATAAATAATGAGGAAGATTTTTATTTTTTATCTCAAATATATAAGAATGCTAAAATAGAAGAAAAACAATTTTTAGAAAAAATAGGAACTTCTGTTAACTTAAATAAATTTTTAACTTTTTTAGATCCTTACTCAAAAATTTTAACATCTATTGATTACGATCAATTTATTTACAATATTAAAAAAATTGATTTGTATCACAAACGTAGGTTTCATAATCTTAGCTGTTTGATTTCATTACAAAGATTATCTACTGAACCTGATATCATATTTCCATTTAGAGGATCAAAAATACAATTGAATAGCATATTCACTCTTCCATATTCCATGATTTTAAAGGATAATGAGGAAAATAAAATGAAATGGATGGAGTATTATAAATTGAAAATAATTTTTTTTTGGTATAAAAAAATTATAAAAAACATAGCATTGAAAATAGGAGGGGAATTTGGATATCTAGGACAATATGATGATTCAAAAGAATTATTCCCATTTCAAAAATTTTATATAGGGGGAGTACAAAATAATTTATTTGGATCAAAATTAGAAGACAGAGACCATATTCCGTTAAGGGGGTATTCTTTTCCAAGAAATAATTTTAGATATCCAATTCCAAGTTATGGAGGAGTGATTTACAATAAACTTATTTTGGAAATGCGTTATTTAATTAAGGATTTTTCAAATTTGAAAATTTGGACTACTTTTTTTATGGAAGGAGGAAATGTCAGCGATTCTTATAAAAACTTTCATCCATTAACAATGAATAAATCTTTGGGATTTGGATTTCGTTTATTTTGGAATCCAATAGGATTTATAGGAGTAGATTTTGGATATCCTCTAGATAATATAGCACATGAAACTCAATCAAAATGGAGAACACATTTCATTATAGGAAAAGATTTGTAA
- a CDS encoding SurA N-terminal domain-containing protein, which produces MSFLEKIRKNTWLIFLFIGISLVFFVLDPNLLLKFFSENSNVIGKVNGDNIFLKEYIDNIQFLKRFREVESDSSLKNDVWKLLINEKVLTQQAAKLGIQSTKKDFWKAIEKQSIYSKISDFQDEKGNMDLEKFRLYLKNLDKLSNKTPQVEEEKNIWSYEKKNIIKRIVAKKYVEMLMYGLNTSFVEAELNYRDKNYFSIIDYVFIPYSEIEKKYRPIKNYEILDYIKKNKFLYKKENLRNLSFVILRSHPSLDDEKNMYTEINKLFNKLKSSNHHSMIVSSQSERPFDSNFYLKKNLPPILQDFVEKNNRIGSMFGPVKENNICIMAKLTGKKMVYNSVLSSHILISHKEAIRSSNQRTKKEAENLAKKIYHLVKKSPSQFDSLVMEKSDDFINAKKSKGSLGWMKYEEQNKFDIFSSENKKGIIVFTETKFGYHILRIDNQKDLRPVYQFAIIIKTLVPSKKTEDLLHKNVVQFVKENKNYNLNTFINNARKKRYETVFLETVKNHQWNIHGLNTELDKEIINWSYEKNRKEGDLKIFCTSNRDYIIVFLSKIQKEEYPIEEIKNNLIPLLRNRKISHDLSKNNYNDLENIAIHFSKKINKSCKINFYNSMIGEYKEPKVVGYAFSSKLYKTSKPILGERGVFFVRPLKRFNTSRNPSYFSSEVEFLNASLRRNILEKLGDVLIEKSRVKDYRKNI; this is translated from the coding sequence ATGAGTTTTTTAGAAAAAATCAGAAAAAATACATGGTTAATTTTCTTATTTATAGGAATTTCTTTAGTATTTTTTGTATTAGATCCTAATCTTTTGTTAAAATTTTTTTCTGAAAATTCTAATGTAATAGGAAAAGTAAATGGAGATAATATTTTTCTCAAAGAATATATTGATAATATTCAATTCTTGAAACGATTTCGTGAAGTAGAATCTGATTCCTCTTTGAAAAATGATGTTTGGAAATTGTTAATTAATGAAAAAGTGTTAACCCAACAAGCAGCTAAATTAGGAATACAAAGTACAAAAAAAGATTTTTGGAAAGCTATAGAAAAACAATCTATATATAGTAAAATTTCTGATTTTCAAGATGAAAAAGGAAATATGGATCTAGAAAAATTTAGATTATATTTAAAAAATTTAGATAAATTATCTAATAAAACTCCTCAGGTAGAAGAAGAAAAAAATATTTGGTCTTATGAAAAGAAGAATATTATAAAAAGAATTGTTGCAAAAAAATATGTAGAAATGTTGATGTATGGATTGAATACTTCTTTTGTAGAAGCTGAATTAAATTACAGAGATAAAAATTATTTTTCTATTATTGATTATGTTTTTATTCCTTATTCAGAGATAGAAAAAAAATATAGACCAATAAAAAATTATGAGATTTTGGATTACATTAAAAAAAACAAGTTTCTTTATAAAAAAGAAAATTTAAGAAATCTTAGTTTCGTTATTTTACGTTCTCATCCATCTTTGGATGATGAGAAAAATATGTATACTGAAATCAATAAGTTATTTAATAAATTGAAATCTTCTAATCATCATTCTATGATTGTTTCCAGTCAATCTGAAAGACCTTTTGATTCTAATTTTTATTTAAAAAAAAATCTTCCTCCTATTTTACAAGATTTTGTGGAAAAAAATAACAGGATTGGGAGCATGTTTGGACCTGTGAAAGAGAACAATATTTGTATTATGGCTAAATTAACTGGAAAAAAAATGGTATACAATTCTGTTTTATCCAGTCATATATTGATTTCGCATAAAGAAGCTATACGTTCTTCTAATCAAAGAACAAAAAAAGAAGCTGAAAATCTAGCTAAAAAAATATATCATCTTGTTAAAAAAAGTCCTTCTCAATTCGATTCTTTAGTAATGGAAAAATCTGATGATTTCATTAATGCAAAAAAAAGCAAAGGAAGCTTAGGATGGATGAAATACGAAGAACAAAATAAATTTGATATTTTTTCGTCAGAAAACAAAAAAGGAATAATAGTTTTTACTGAAACTAAATTTGGATACCATATTCTCAGAATAGACAATCAAAAAGATCTTCGTCCTGTGTATCAATTTGCTATAATCATAAAAACTCTTGTTCCATCAAAAAAAACGGAAGATCTGCTTCATAAAAATGTTGTTCAATTTGTGAAAGAAAATAAGAATTACAATTTGAATACATTTATTAATAATGCGAGAAAAAAAAGATACGAAACTGTATTTCTAGAAACAGTAAAAAATCATCAATGGAATATCCATGGATTAAATACTGAATTAGATAAAGAAATCATAAATTGGTCTTATGAAAAAAATAGAAAAGAAGGAGATCTTAAAATTTTTTGCACTTCAAACAGAGATTACATTATAGTGTTTTTATCTAAAATTCAAAAGGAAGAATATCCTATTGAAGAAATAAAAAATAATTTGATTCCTCTATTGAGGAATAGAAAAATCAGTCACGATTTATCTAAAAATAATTATAATGATTTGGAAAATATAGCTATTCATTTTTCTAAGAAAATCAATAAATCTTGTAAAATCAATTTTTATAATTCTATGATTGGTGAATACAAAGAGCCTAAAGTAGTAGGATATGCTTTTTCTTCAAAATTATACAAGACTTCTAAACCCATATTAGGGGAAAGAGGAGTCTTTTTTGTAAGACCATTAAAACGTTTTAATACATCTAGAAATCCTTCTTATTTTTCTTCTGAAGTAGAATTCTTAAATGCTTCTTTAAGGAGAAACATTTTAGAAAAATTAGGAGATGTATTGATTGAAAAATCTAGAGTTAAAGATTATAGAAAAAATATTTAA
- a CDS encoding OmpH family outer membrane protein, which translates to MGKNTIFYFLLFFFLFGYSYSYSNSYSKECKQKIVCLNSMVIIEKMPEFSTAQRELDRISKIHENILDKLAKEFHKKAEKFQKNKNPILKKELEILQARAHAYQKTAADDLTKNQNKLLNPIYKRIEKAIHKVIEKDKNIIRVDDCSPGKGVLVNKGKDITEEVKKELGI; encoded by the coding sequence ATGGGAAAAAATACAATTTTTTATTTTTTATTATTTTTCTTTTTATTTGGATATTCGTACTCTTATTCTAACTCTTATTCTAAAGAATGTAAACAAAAAATAGTTTGTCTTAATAGCATGGTTATTATAGAAAAAATGCCAGAATTTTCTACTGCTCAGAGAGAATTAGATAGAATTAGTAAAATACACGAAAATATATTAGATAAATTAGCAAAAGAATTTCACAAAAAAGCAGAAAAATTTCAAAAAAATAAAAACCCAATTCTTAAAAAAGAATTAGAAATTTTGCAAGCAAGAGCTCATGCATATCAAAAAACAGCAGCTGATGATTTAACCAAAAATCAAAATAAATTATTAAATCCTATATATAAGAGAATAGAAAAAGCGATTCATAAAGTAATAGAAAAAGATAAAAATATTATAAGAGTTGATGATTGTAGTCCTGGAAAAGGAGTTTTGGTTAATAAAGGAAAAGATATAACAGAGGAAGTTAAAAAAGAATTAGGAATATAA